The Silene latifolia isolate original U9 population chromosome Y, ASM4854445v1, whole genome shotgun sequence sequence ATTTATCAGTCAGTTATTTGGACCGATTTATATCAATAAGACACATTGATGTAAGTGTCTATAATCTATATTATCTTCCTGTTGTGTAATTAGTGAAAATGTTTTTTGATTGTATCTTTATGTGGAATGTTTTTTGACTCATTGGAGCAGTTATTATCAGCAAGATACATTGATGTGACTCTATTAACTTGTTGATGTAAACATGTAATGCAATctctttttttggattttttgttaCTACGATCGAATAAAATCGTTGGTTAATCTTAGTTTTATATGGTAATGTATGATTGTAGGAAAACAAATTGTGGGCAGTACGATTGTTGTCAGTAGCATGCCTGTCATTAGCTGCCAAAATGGAGGAAAGCAAAGTGGCTGCATTATCGGAATACCCTGTATTAGATTTCAGGTTTGATAGTCATGCCATACAAAAGATGGAATTGCTTGTTTTGAGTACAATGAATTGGAAGATGGGTTTAGTCACTCCCTTTGCTTACTTACATTTCTTCGCAAAGGACGTTGGTGATCAAAAAATCGTGTTAGGTAACTTGCTCTCTAAAGCAGTGGAGCTAGTAATGGCATTGATGCAAGGTAATCAGAATCATTGATCTTATTTTCATGAATGTCATCAGCATCATATGAGTTGGTTTTTAGTTGGTTCATGGGCGCATGACTGCGGATTTTGGTTAATTGGTTTGGTCTCGTGTTATATTAATATGAGACTGCATAGACTATATACTACCTTAATGCCTACAGAAAAGTTTACGCTCGAGGCACTTTCAGGAGGTCAGATGAATGTTAACTGATCAATGTTTGTTATCTTATAGTATGTGATAATGTTGATGCAGAGAATAGACTGATTGAGTATCGACCATCAGTGATTGCTTTAGCTGCAGTGTTAGCAGCTTCTGATTGGCAAATGACACAGGAAACATTGAAGATTAAAGTTAATTCTGTTTCAGTATGGGAGACCTCGGATACTGTGAGTCTGTATTCTATAACATCCACTCTTCTCAGTATTCAGTGATTTTATTACTGCATTGTTGCCTAATTACCTTCTACTGTTTACACGATCATCTCTTCACAGCTGCAGCAGGAGAAGCAATTGCTTTCATGTTACAACATAATGCAGAGATTATCTACTAAGGGTAACACAAGTACACCAAGTCTTCCTCAAGTTCAACACACTTCGGACGAAACTCCGTTTATAGTGGGTACAAAGAGGAAGCTCACATTCACTGATAGTGACGAAAATCCAAAATTGCCAGACAAAAGTCGTCGtgattgattggattaatttgcATAAAGCGCATTCTTAAAGTCTATATTGAATACTAGTGTCTTGCCCCTGCGTTTCACGGATTCTAAAACCGACTTGCAAAATGTCGTCGACGTTTTATAACGAATCGTCGACGCTTTTCATAAAAAAGACAACACATACCCCTGCTTTCTcttcctccctccctccctcGTACACAACAACACATACTCGCTCTCTCTTCAtacacaacaacaaccaccaccgcaCCGCTGCCACCGCTGCTACCAACACCACTTCCACGCCGCCCACACCACCGGATCACCACTGCACCGCTGCCACCGCTGATATCTCTTCGATCTTCGTTCTTCATTCATTACTTCGGATTTTGTTTATCCCACGCCAACAGCACCGCCGGACCACCACTGCACCACCACGGCACCGGACCACCACGCCAGCAGCATCCTTTGATCTATACTGTagttttgattatttttttttttgtgatgggCTGTTTAAGGTTTGGATTTTGTGTTGATTAGTAGTGTTAATAATGTTGGATTTATAAAGTTTAAGATTTGCTTCATTTATGCACCGTAGATGTGAATAAAATTGTGAACTTTTGCTTCAATTATGCAGTAAAGACAAAAGAATCACTTTTGCTTGAATATAAATGTCTCTGACCATTTGGAATGTTGAGGTTCAACGTTTCCTTTGGACTAGGACGTTGAACTTCAACGTTGGCATAGGTGATAGACGTTGGTCTTCAACGTTGGCATAGGTGATAGACGTTGGTCTTCAACGTTGGTAATGGTAGTGGACGTTGATATTCAACGTCCATGATGGTCTCGACCATTCGTTATAGAACGTCTCGATTTGTCATCTCTGGCCATTTGGGACGTTGAGTATCATCATTCCCCTCCAACTAAGATGTTAACATTCAATGTCAGTGTCCATGTATCACATTGGGTTTCATTGTCCATGTCCATTAGGGACAACCATATTCAATGTCCCAATCATACGagaaaaagaaaattacaattCGATTCATACTAGACAATTTCAACATTCATATTCATAATCGATTCATACTGGCAATTTTAACGCCATACTAGGCAATGTCCGATTCAaacgaaaaaataaataaattacaattcgATAGATAATTAAGTAGTTAAGTAGTTAATTTATCCTCGTAGTTGATTTGGTTGGTTCGTCGTTTGCCATTGAATTCGATTAACaatgttgtatttttttttaaagtttgttGTTTGGTTGATTTGGGAGAGAATAGGGTAGAGAGGGAGAGCAAGGGTAGTGAtggtctttttttaaaaaaacgtcGACGATTCGTTACAAAACGTCGACGACCTTTTACAACCCCCTTCTAAAATAATTGTCTAAATAAATGTAAAATGCGTAAGGATGTTTTAGCCTTTATTGTGTAAGGGGACTGTAGATCAATTTTAATGCTAACATATTTGATTAACAATAAATATTGCTTAGATAGTAGTTAATGCTAAACTAATCGACATTTATTGGATAATACATTTTTTCCCTAAGATAGTAGTTTGGAGAGTTTTAATTGGTAAAACAAAGCAAAAGATGATCTTTGAATTGGtaatacaaaacaaaacaaactatttGTATTTTAATTCGTTTAACATTGCATGTGTTACATACAATATGTACACGCCTCCTCTCTTTTGATCTTTGAATTTAAAGTATGATAAATAACTAACATAGATACAGTCATCCATTATACCCTTTAGACTCTTAGATCCCTTCTTTTTGGACCTATCCTCCCCAACTCAACCATGTGTTCATATCTTTATTATTGTGAGTGTCTCTTGAAACGTTTCTGACAATGAGTTTAATGTGctcttttttcatcatcaaaatattCTTGTCACTCAATTTCATTTTAACCCTATTGTGACTGTTATATCAACTATCGGTGCTATTTTAAAAGTTGCTCCTTAGGCTTCTCTTATTCTAAAGAGTGCTCTTACCCTTCTTTTCATGGCCAACCTTAAATGATTGTGTTCCACATGTACCAAGCATCgtaatttttttttcttgtaGCTTGCTTGGTGGGGGTATACTCCCGCATAACGTTAGTCTCTCCTCTCGAGGTTTGTTTGTTTTGCCTTCTTTAGCATGTATCACCATCATTCTAAGAACATCATCCACATTGTGTGGGTCTGTCCCTCGTTTTGTGAGCTCCTGCTTACCTTCTACTCCTTTAATTTGACCTTCATCTTAGACTCTTTTAAAACCTTAATTACTTCAACTCGTCTTGATTTACTCTGATATTTTCTTCTTAATCTTTTGGTGGTTTTGGTTAACTCAGTGCTAAACCCCTTGGACCCGCAGTGACTTTCTTCTATTCATTTTCTTTACTTTTCTTGGTCTATTGCCAACACTCTTAAAACATGACCTCAAACACTTGTTAAGCCAATCTATTACGCCCCTCCTGATTCCCCATGCCACAAAATGAATGTAGTCGTCTGCTCTTTTGGTGTGTATTATTTGGATTGGCCGAGATCATCTAGAGGCCCCTTTTGAGTGTATTACTTGCCATTCAAGTTGACCATATGTCCCGTGCAATCGCATGAGTTGTTAAAACTTGGAATATTTATGAAAATGTAGTGTAAACTTGAAATTGTTTATGTGAAAATTTCCTTGAAAATGTcgtttgataatattttaaaGATGTTCTTCTATTTGATCAAACCGAATAAAAAAATCCAATTGGCTTTACAGTTTGAACACATAAACGCATGTCAACATATAAACAAACGTAATTAAGAAAACAATTATCCACAAACAGGGAGAGAAAAATCCGTCCAAGTGGTCTTGAAGGCCCAATTTGAATAGAAACCTAATGAAAATTTGTCAAATTAGAAGAAATCAATTCACAGTAATAAAAAGGCAACAACTTGAGGTAAAAACCTCATTTGGTTTTTGCAGGGTAATAAAGTAATAATTATACCATATTAATGTGGGGTATGTGAAAAGATGATAAAGATGATGATTAACCTATATATGTCttacttttatttattctttttcaaACTATATGATTATTTTGACAGATCTCTTCAAAAGCATTATGTTCTATATCTATTTACGTAATTTTTTACTTGTTTCATCTCTTTATTACGTAGAAGAGTCGAAGATGAACTAATATGAGATATATGATATAGCCTATGATATTTAAAACAACCCGGCCCTATGGCAGAGCCAGATATTAACCCCAGCGAAGGCGAAAAATCTCAGTAAGGGGCGAAC is a genomic window containing:
- the LOC141634330 gene encoding cyclin-D5-1-like isoform X1 — encoded protein: MEDSSSLNLFCHEDQYINDEDDQHKHNLIIQSCCDLEYQDDYIKNLIIKELNFESNYNNTPSSIDYTSWLRDSRFDAVRWILNTQTRLRYRNQTAYLSVSYLDRFISIRHIDENKLWAVRLLSVACLSLAAKMEESKVAALSEYPVLDFRFDSHAIQKMELLVLSTMNWKMGLVTPFAYLHFFAKDVGDQKIVLGNLLSKAVELVMALMQENRLIEYRPSVIALAAVLAASDWQMTQETLKIKVNSVSVWETSDTLQQEKQLLSCYNIMQRLSTKGNTSTPSLPQVQHTSDETPFIVGTKRKLTFTDSDENPKLPDKSRRD
- the LOC141634330 gene encoding cyclin-D5-1-like isoform X2, giving the protein MEDSSSLNLFCHEDQYINDEDDQHKHNLIIQSCCDLEYQDDYIKNLIIKELNFESNYNNTPSSIDYTSWLRDSRFDAVRWILNENKLWAVRLLSVACLSLAAKMEESKVAALSEYPVLDFRFDSHAIQKMELLVLSTMNWKMGLVTPFAYLHFFAKDVGDQKIVLGNLLSKAVELVMALMQENRLIEYRPSVIALAAVLAASDWQMTQETLKIKVNSVSVWETSDTLQQEKQLLSCYNIMQRLSTKGNTSTPSLPQVQHTSDETPFIVGTKRKLTFTDSDENPKLPDKSRRD